The genome window ATGGCGTGGATGATGATATAAGCGGCCGCCAGGACCAGGAAACGGCCCGGACAAAGGACCCGTCAATTAATGTAGTGCCGACTGAAAGGTTGATACAGGCCCGAAGGATTAAGGATAGATTGGTGACACAACGTGCTAACCTTATAAAATCTGCAAATAAACCAGGCGCTATTGCTCCAATTGCTTCTATAAGCGGAATTACATGGAGTGAACGTGGCCCAAGCAATGTAGGCGGCCGTACCAGGGCCCTGATGTTTGATTTAGGCGATGCCGCGAATGGCTATAAAAAAGTATTTGCTGGTGGCGTAGGCGGTGGTTTATGGGTTACAAATGATATTACTGCATCTCCCGTATCATGGACCAAAATAAATGACTTTTTTGAGAATATTGCCATCAGTTGCATTGCGCAAAATCCTGTTAACCCACAGGTGATTTATGCAGGCACCGGCGAAGGATATTATAATGGTGATGCCATACAGGGTTTGGGGGTTTGGAAAAGCACTGACGGCGGTGCAAGCTGGACCAGGCTGACAAGTACTTCGTTTTACACCAACATAAATGCAATTGCGGTTGATAAAAACGGCAGTGTGTACCTGGCGGCTCGTGATTTTGGAATAATGAAATCAGGCGACGGCGGTTCTTCCTGGAGTACCGCAATATCAACAACCGGTGCTGCAGACGTTCAGTTGGCTGCCAATGGTGATGTGTACGCCAGTGACGGGGTTTTCAGTGCAGGGCATATTTATATTTCTGATTTTGCGGTTAATGGCGCAGCCACAGGAAATTCAGGAACATGGACCAATATCACTCCTGGCACATCGGGTACCATTACGCCTTCAACTACCAGCTGGTGGCGTATTAAGCTTGCTTGCGCGCCCGGTGACGCTAATACCGTTTACGCTTTATTTGAAGGGACTAATAGTTACAGCCTTACTTCTTTTCAGCGATACAATAAAGCTACTAATACCTGGGCGGTTAAGACCGTTCCTACAGGCAGCACATTTAACAACGGCCAGGCATGGTATTCCATCGCGGCAGCTGTTGACCCCACCAACGCCAATGTGGTTTACGCCGGCAGTTTGGATGGTGGGCGATCAATTGATGGCGGCACTACCTGGGCGGTTCAAACACAATGGTATGTTGGTGAAGTAAGCGGCTTAAATGCTGACCAATATGTGCATGCCGACCATCATGCTTATGTATATGCACCAGGTTCGGCCGGCAGGTTTTTGATGGGAACCGATGGTGGTATTTTTTATACGTCAACCGCCACTGCCGCGCATCCTTCATTTGCCGACAGGAATAACGGCTATAACGTTACCCAATTTTATTCTGTTGCAGTGCATCCTACAAATACCAATTATTTCCTTGCAGGCGCGCAGGACAATGGCACGCAGCAATACACCACTGCGGGGATAAATGCCACCGCCGAGGCTACCGGCGGTGACGGCGGGAACGCTTTTATAGATCAGACGAATGGTAACATACAGCTAACCTCATATGTTTATAACAACTTTTGGGTGTCAACTGATAATGGGGTAAATTTCATCCAGCATTTTTTAGGAAATACGGGTGGTTTTATAAATCCGTCAGACTATGATTCCAATTCAAAAAATCTGTATTCGGGCGATGCATCAGGAAGTTACTTCCGGTGGAACAATATTACAGCAGGCACCAGTACTTCGGATGTAGCCGTTACTGCTTTTAGCGGTGCAAATGTAACATCGGTTACCGTTGCCCCAAAAACACTTAACAGGGTATATTTCGGGCTGGATAACGGCAAAGTGGCCGTAGTTGATAATGCAAATACCGGAACAAGTATTGCTGGCACTGTTTTGTCGCCAAGCGGATACGGCACAGGTTCAGTTTCGTGTGTTGCTGTTGACCCTTCTTCAGAAGATCATCTTTTGGTATCCTACTTCAATTATGGATACCCAAGTGTTTACGAAACAAAAAATGCCACTGCGGTTACACCAGTTTGGACATTGGTAGAGGGGAACCTGCCTGATATGCCCGTTCGATGGGCGATGTTTTATCCCGGAGACTCGACGAGGGCTATCATAGCTACCGAACTGGGGGTATGGACAACGGATAAACTTAACAGCAGCTCTACGGTTTGGTCGCCCACAAACTCCGGGCTGGCAAACGTTGAAGTTGACATGTTAAAATTCCGTGCCTCCGACCGCACGTTAGCTGCAGCAACCCATGGGCGTGGTTTATTTACCACCACGCTGCCTGTTATATCAAATGCCGCAACCGACGCCACGCTTTCAAACCTGGCGCTTAATCACGGCACCTTATCACCGGTATTTGCTTCTTCAACTTCCAGCTATACGGCAAGTGTGCCCAATGCAACAACATCAATTAGTATAACACCAACGGCTAATGCACCCGGCGCAACAATAAAAGTAAATAACACAGCCGTTGCCTCTGGTACCGCATCAGCAAACCTGACGCTGGCTGTTGGCCCAAACACAATTAATACGGTTGTAACGTCGGCCGATGGAACGGTTAACAAAACTTACGCGGTGATCGTAACCCGACTGTCAAACAATGCCCTTTTAACAAGCCTTAAGATAACCCCAAGTACCGCTCTAGCTACCGTAACCGGGCCCGGATATAAAAATTATACCACAACCGTTCCGAACAGCGAAACCAGCCTTACCGTTACTTCAGTGGTTCAGGATGCTACGGCAACCATTAAAGTAAACGGAACAACGGTAGCCTCGGGCATAGCATCACCAGCAGTTCCGCTTACAGTGGGAGCTAACGTAATTACTGTAGCGGTAACAGCACAGGATGGTACCACCGTTAAAAATTACATCATTACCGCCACAAGAAAATCGGCTTCGTCAATCGCTACGCTTGCCAACCTTACCACCAATGCAGGCGCGCTTAACCCGGCATTTGCAACATTAACCACCGCGTACACTTTGCGCGTACCCAATGCAACAGCATCTATTAAGCTAACGCCAACAGCTACCGCCAACGACGCGACTATAACGGTTAACGGAACGGTAGTTGCATCAGGAGTCGCATCACCAAGTATTCCGTTAAATGCAGGTGATAATATGATCAATACGGTGGTAACAGCGGCAGATGGCACTACCGTTAAAACATACACATTAACAGTAACACGATCAGCCGCGGGCTTATCAACCAATGCCCTTTTATCGAGCTTAAAGATAACCCCAAGTACTGCTCTTACTACGGTAACCGGGCCCGGATATAAAAACTATGCCACATCGGTTCCTAACAGTGAGACCAGCCTTACCGTTACTGCAGTTCTTCAGGATGCTACGGCAACCATTAAGGTTAACGGCACAACTGTAGCTTCAGGCGCTGCATCGCCATCCATTCCGCTGGCCGCAGGCGCCAATGTTATTACCGTTGTGGTAACGGCACAGGACGGAGCTACCGTTAAAAATTATATCATTACCGCTACAAGGGCTACATCATCCATTGCTACGCTTGCTAACCTTATAACCAATGCAGGTGCGCTCAACCCGGTATTTGCAACTTTAACAACGGCTTATACTTTGCGTGTACCCAATGCAACAACATCAATTAAACTAACCCCAACAGCTACTGCCGGTGATGCTGCTATAAAAGTTAACGGAACTACAACCGCGTCAGGAGTAGCATCAGCAAGTGTTCCGTTAAGTGTTGGTGATAATGTAATTAATACCGTTGTAACGGCCTCAGACGGAACCACTGTTAAAACATACACATTAACAGTAACACGGTCAGCAGCAGGCTTATCAACCAATGCCCTGCTATCGAGCTTAAAGATAAGCCCAAGTACCGCGCTTACAACCGTAACAGGGCCCGGATATAAAAACTATACCACCTCGGTTCCCAACAGCGAAACCAGCCTTACGGTTACTTCTGTTGTTCAGGATGCTACCGCAACCATTAAGGTTAACGGCACAACTGTGGCTTCAGGTGCAGCATCGCCATCCATTCCGCTGGCCGTGGGAACCAATGTTATTACAACAACAGTAACAGCACAGGATGGTGCTACGGTTAAAAATTATATCATTACCGCTACAAGGGCAGCAGGTCCGGTGGCGGGTTTGTCGCTTGCAGCGCAGGGTTCAGATAGTGTAAAGACAGCCACGGATGAAATTTTGGTACACCAGGCGATCTCCCCAAATGGCGATGGCCAAAATGATTTCCTTTTAATTGACGGATTAGCTGCGTACCCTAATAATAGCCTTTCTATAGCTACACAAAGCGGAGCGCTGGTTTATAACGCGAAAGGGTACAATAATTCATCTGTAGTGTTTGATGGACATTCCAGCTTAAATGGCAGGCTGCAACCGCGGGGCACTTATTTTTACTTGCTGGAATATTATAACGGCACACAATACAAACGAAAATCAGGCTTTATAATCATCAAATACTGATAATGTATTAAGTATACCTGAACTTTAATTACCGCTGCACTAAAAGTTGATGCCAAACAGGACACCGGCTTTTAGTGTAGTTTTACACGAAAGCAAAAATGGATGAATGTAAGCATTGAAAATAATACAGACCAATAATATTCAACCCGTTAGTAAGGTAGTGTAACCCACAACATGAATTCTTAAAACGAGAAAGGCCCTTTACTAAGGGCCTTTCTCGTTTTAAAGTTTATCAAGTTTTATATTAGTTTTTGGTAGCTAAATCCCACCATAAACGAGTGCCGCCGTTGTCGGGGCCGTTAAGTAAACTTAATGCTTTAGTAACTTCATCTTTATTATCCCTGTATTCGTTTGCAGAGAATGGCAACCTTCGGATAAAGCCGGTAGTGCTGATGGTGCCCTGGCTGTTGTTAACCACAACAGGCATTAAAACAGGGTAGTTGGTTCTCCTGAACTCAGCCCATGCTTCTTCACCGTCAGGCCATAAGCCTAACCATTTCTGGGTAATTATACGTTCCAGTTTGTGCTGGTAAGTATCCGCTTCATCCCATTTAACAGTTATCTTACTTAAATAAGGGGAACCTGCAGGAACGTTGTTGGTAGCGCTGGATAAGTCAACATAAGGCGCTTCAGTGCTTTTAGCATCATTTAAATAGGTACTTGATGATACAGCACTTTGATCAAATGAGGTATTGATACCCTGCTCATAAAGGCTTTGCGCTGTACCGCCGGCATTCCAGCCACGTAAAGCAGCTTCAGCCTTCAGGAAATATATTTCTGATGCGGCCATAAAGCGGATAGGAGAAGTGTTGGTAAGATTAAAGTTGCTCGCATCGGCATACTGGCTGGTTGAGCTGATTGGCACACCATTACGGATACCACGGTACTCACCATTTTTGTTTACCAGGAAGTAAGCAGGAAGCCTTGGGTCATTGAAGCCTTTAAGGTAACATTCCATTGGCGCTCCAAGGTTGATATCTGTATATTCATAATCAACAGACCAAAGCGGGTTGGTAAACGTTACGCCATTTGCTGCCTTTACATAGGCGTTATCAGCATTGGTAGTGATTAATCCACCTGCATCGTTCATGGCAGCTTCTGCCTGAGTTTTTGCGGTGGTAGGATCAACCATTGAAATACGCATAGCTAAACGCAATTTTAATGAGTTGGCAAATTTTATCCACTTTGTATAATCGCCACCATAAATTAAATCGTATGCGGCCATTGGCGTAGCACCAGGGTGAGCAGCAACGTAAGTTTTTAAAGATGCGATAGCAATATCAAGTTCTTTAAAGAATTCGTTATAAACCGCCTGCTGGCTGTCATACGGAGTTGAAAGGCCACCTTTACCAAATTGAACATAAGGTATAGGACCGTAGATGTCAGTAAGACGGTGCATCCCTTCAACTTTTAAAATGTAAGCTACGGCTAAAAAGTCAGGAGCTGCTGTAGCTGCTTTTTTGTAAACTGATTGCCAGTTACTCATTATCGACGGATAGGCCAAATCAAACGCTGCAGTGTTCCAGCCGCTAACCAAACCATAATTGGTATTATTTACGCCGCCATTAAAAGGATCGCCAGACATCATGAAGCCTGAGTAAATATCCGCGTTAAGGTTCTGCTGTACCTGGAAGTTGTAGTTGGTTGAGTTAACAACACCTAACTGCATCGGGATCAAAAATGAACCGTAACCTTCACCATCAATTTTCAACAGTGAGTCGGTAGCATTGTACTTGTTCGTGTTGTATTTTTCGAAGTTTTTTGTACACGATGACTGGGTGAGTGTAAAGCCTAACCCAAGCAGGGCTAAAGCGACACCGAATTTTTTATTTAAATATTTTGTTTTCATTTCAATATCATTTATGAATCTAACAATTAAAACTGGGCGCTAACTTTAAAGCCTACGCTTCTGATGGTTGGAAGGTTGAACACGTCAAGTCCCTGTAAGCCGTTTGCTGTAGATAGGTTAGCATCCGGATCGAACGGTGCATTGTTCTTGATCATCCAAAGGTTTCTTGCAACTACAGAAATTCCAATGTTTTTAACTTTGTTATTTAACAGGCTTCCTGGTAAAGTGTAACCAAATACCAGCTCGCGTAAACGGATGTTAGTTGCACTGTAAGTATATAGGTCAGCAGTAGGGTTTCTGCCACCAATTGTCTGATAGTAAGTTTTAGCGTCAACTTTTTTACCGTTAACAACAACACCACCAGCATCTCTGGCTGCACCCGAAGCCGCTGAAACGCCATACTGATCAAGGATTGCCTGTGTACCGGAAACAACCTGTCCGCCGAATTTTCCGTCAATAAGGAAACTTAACCTGAAGCTTTTATAAGCAAATTCGTTTTGCAAACCTGCAGTAAAATTAGGGTTTACGTTACCGATTTTGGTATATTCTGATGATTTGATAGGGACGCCGTTTGCATCAACAATGTAATTACCGCTGGCATCTTTTTCAGCAGCCAACGCGTACATATCGCCATAAGCGCCACCTTTTTGTACCCTTAAGTTATACACATCGCCTGAAAGGTTTACATAATCAAGGCTGGTCAGTTTGCCTGTTGCAGGGTCATTGTATTCCAATACGTCAAGAACTTTGCTCCTGTTTAATGAGAAGTTAAAGCTTGGTTTCCAGGTAAAGTCCCCGAATTTAGCGTTGTATCCTAAAGTTAACTCTAAACCTTTGTTCTCTAAATCACCACCGTTAAAGTAGTAGGTGCTGAAACCGGTAGTAGGGCTAACTGTGATAGGGTATATTTGGTTTTTAGTAAATGATTTGTAAGCGTTAAAGATAAATGTCAGTTTGTCGTTAAAGAAACGCAGGTCAGTTCCTAACTCATAAGAGCGGGTTTTCTCAGGTTTCAGGGTTAACAACGCTTTAGCGCCAATAGAATTCACAGCACCGTTTGATACCGCGTAGCTTGGGTTGGTAGCATATTGAATTGCACCGGCACCGTTACCAACATTGGTAAGGTTACCACGGATCTTAGCAAAGCTGATGAAATCAGGAAGTTTAGCAGCCTGGCTTAATACCAGGTTTAAACCAACTGAAGGATAGAAAAAGTCTTGCTTGCTTGTAAACGCTAACGTTGAATCCCAGTCATTTCTGCCGGTTACATCTAAAAACAGGTAATCGTTATAGCCTAAGGTAGCTGTACCAAATGCAGATTGAATCTGTTGCCTGTCAGCGTACTGAGTTGGGTGTACCCTTGTGTAATCAATATTAGATATTGAGAAAACATTAGCAATATTCAACAGGTTACCACTGGTATTTGAACCCTGGGTTTGTGAGTTTTGAAAGCTGCCGCCAATATTTGCAGTAAGGCTAAATTTGCCGAACTTTTTATTCAAGTTGGCAATCAAATCCGCATAAGTTTGGTTGATGCTGCTTGGATTGTAAGTATAAGCGCCTTTAGGGCCTACAAGTACTGTGCTTGAGGTTGCAAATTCTTGTGCCTCAAAAATATCTTCAGTTCTGTCAACTTTTAACCGGCCGGCAATATTTAACCAGCTGGTGATATCATATTTTAAGCTAACGGTACCTAATATACGGTTCAGGCGATCCTGATTAGTGTTACGGTTGATGATCCAATATGGGTTTTGCGTAGCAATGTCGTTGATAGCATACGGCCAGTTTTGGCTGTATAATACGCGGGTAGGATCATAAACTGCATAGTTGTTTTTGTATTGGTTAAAGTCTACTCCACGTGGGAACAAGTATAAGGAAACAAGCGGGTTGTAATAGTAGCCCTGGTTTGGCCTGTTATTAACCGTTTGAGACACATAGTTAGCCGATACATCAAGCGTCAGTTTATCATTAAAAAACTTACTGGTGTTCCTTGCTGTAAAATTGTATTTGTCTAACTTATTGCTTGGGATAATACCAGTTGAATTGGTGCTTTCGAAAGAAAAATAGCTTTGATTTTTTTCCGTTCCGGTTTGTAGTGAAAGCGCGTTAATAAACGTTTTACCAGTGTTAAAAAATGCCTTAGGATCAGCAGAATTATTTGGAGTAACTTTTGCTCCCCAGCTTTGTGGAGAGAAAGTAACCGGCTGACCGCCTTCTTCTGTTGTTTCACCGTAGGTGTTTTGAAGTTTTGGAATTTCAAAAGGGCTTTCAAAAGTTGTGTTTGATGAGAAACTAATCAGGGGTTTACCTGCTTTGCCTTTTTTAGTAGTAATTAGGATAACACCGTTTGAACCTTGGCTACCATATAGTGCTGCCGAAGAAGAACCTGGTAATACGCTGATGCTTTCAACATCATCGGGATTAAGGTTTTCGATACCGTCACCACGGTCCATGCCACCAAATACGCCGCCAATCTGACCGCTTAAGTTACGTGGCATTGGGATACCGTCAATTACGTATAAAGCGTTGTTATCGCCATTGATTGATTTGTTACCACGTAAAACAACCTTAGTTGAACCGCCTACGCCAGATGAACTTTTGGTGATCTGTGCGCCTGCAATTTTACCAGAGAGGCTGTTTACAAGGCTGGCATCAGGAACGTCAGTAACCTGGTTTCCTTTGATGGTCTGCACGCCGTATGATAGGGTTTTTGACTCCCTTGAAATACCTAACGCAGTTACTACTACTTCTGATAATTGTTTGGAGTCAGATTGCATGGTTACTGTAATACTGGCATCACTCCCTACAGTAATTTCTTGTTTCACATAGCCTAAATAGGTAAACACCAATACGTCGCCAGGGTTTGCATTTAAAGTAAATGCGCCGTTAACGTCGGTTTGAGTGCCCGTTGTAGTACCTTTAATAGATACAGATACGCCTACAAGCGTTTCGCCGGTAGCGTCTTTTACAATCCCTTTTACAGGAGCCTGGGCATGCCTGGCAACTGGTGATAATCCTTTAGTTTTTAAAGGGCTTGCAAAACTATTGGCACAGCAGGTGGCTAGTAACGCCGCTGATAACCAACAGAATTTTAGTGGTAAATTAATCTTCATAAATCTTGATTTTAGGTATTTAAGTATGGGTTGAGAAATAATTGCTAAACTTATAAAAAAAGCCAAAGAAAAGCACACACTTTTTAAATAATTTTAAAAAGTACACTAAGATTATATTTCTATTGATTTTATCGGAAGTTTTATTAATGATAGATTAAATCGATAATTTATGTATTGCTTAATTGTTATTTAATAACTAAGCAATAAGTTGCCTTCCGGTAAAACAACTGTCTGTTTATGTAAATATCGCTAAATTCTGCTCGGGTTAAAAAAATATGACAGAAATAACTGCGTGGTTATTGCATGATGGTTAGAATGTAAAGGAATAAGGCAATTTACAGCCACCGGGCATTTAAAAGCGTAATAACCCGATAAAGAAAGCGTAAAGGCTTACCAAATAATCAGTAAGCCTTTTATAATTAATAATAGCCTGTAACTCTTAATCCCTGTCGCGGCTCAGTTTAGAAAAAACCAGTGGGTTTTCATGCAACTCAAGCGTTTCGCGGCGGTGTTTTACTATGTGTATGGCTGTAAACAGCGCTTCGCGGAATGAGATCTCTGATGCCAGGTTTTTTCCGGCAATGTCATAAGCGGTACCATGATCGGGCGAAGTGCGCACAAAATTCAAACCGGCAGTAAAATTCACACCGGATTCAAATGCAATTTGTTTAAACGGGATCAGTCCCTGGTCGTGGTACATGGCAAGCACGGCGTCAAATTGCAGGTAGGTGCCGTTAGCAAAAAAACCATCGGCTGAATAAGGGCCGAAAGCCATAATATTATTATTCCTGGCTTCTTCAATCGCCGGGATAATTACTTTTTGTTCTTCATCGCCAATAAGGCCGTTGTCGCTGGCGTGTGGATTCAGGCCTAAAACAGCGATTTTAGGTTTGCGGATCCAGAAATCGTTCCGCAGGCTGGCGTCCATCAACTTAAGTTTTGACAAGATCTTGCCGGTAGTAATGCTTTCTGAAACTTTAGAAATAGGAATATGACCCGTTACCACACCAACCCTTAAAGTATCGCTCACCAAAAACATTAACGATTCAGCGGCGCCGTCTTTATCCTGTAGATACTCGGTGTGTCCGGGAAAGTTAAACTGTTCGCTCTGGATACTGTCTTTATTAATAGGTGCGGTAACCAGCGCGTCAATTTGCCCGTTTATAAGATCGCTAGTTGCCCGCTCTAACGATAGGAAACCATACTTCCCAATATCGTTATTGGCAACGCCGGGTTCAATTTTTACGTCTTCTTCCCAGCAGTTGATCATATTGGGCTTTCTTTGATCTTTTTTGTATTCGTCCGGATTATTGATCACAAAAAAATTAAGGTCCTCTATTTGTGTAGTGCGGCGGTAAAACGATGCCACTTTGGTATGCCCGTAAACTATAGGTACGCAATAATCATAAATACGGCTATCGGCCAGGGTTTTTATAATTATTTCCAACCCAATGCCATTTACGTCGCCTATGCTGATCCCTATTTTGATTTTCTCGCTCATTTTTAAGTATGATTACACTGATTAGCTGATGATTCCACAGAATTCGGATCAACATAGTTCCTCAGTTTATTGGTTTAGCTTTCCGCTTTTTGTCTTAAACTTTCAGCTTTAACCATGCAAATAAAAAGATTAGTTTCTTATTAAAGAACAAATATGCCTTAATTTGCTCAAATATTTGATTAATAATGACATTGGTAAGAGCAAAAAAACATTTAGGTCAGCATTTTCTTACTGATAAAAATATCGCTGCTAAAATAGTTGACAGCCTTCGCCCCGGGAGCGTTTATAACCAAGTACTTGAGGTTGGCCCCGGCATGGGCATCCTTTCTGATTTTTTATTGGAAAAACCTAAACTGGAAGTTTCGCTAATTGATATCGACACAGAATCGTATGAATACCTGCAAAAAAAATATCCGGCGTTAGGCAAAAAGCTCATTAATGCCGACTTTTTGGAGATGGATTTTGGTGCATACTTTAACGGTCCGTTGGGCATTATCGGCAACTTTCCTTACAATATATCATCGCAAATATTATTTAAGGTACTCGATAACAGGCAGCAGGTAGTTGAGGTGGTTGGCATGTTTCAAAAAGAAGTAGCGGAACGCTGTAATTCCAAACCGGGCAGTAAGGAATATGGTATATTGAGCGTGTTTTTGCAGGCTTATTATAAAGTTGAATATTTATTTACGGTGAAAGCAGGGGTATTTAATCCGCCGCCCAAGGTGTTATCAGCAGTAATCAGGCTAACCCGTAATCAAACAGCACAGCTTGACTGCGATGAAAAGCTATTTTGGCAGGTGGTGAAAGCAGGTTTTAACCAGCGCCGTAAAACCTTACGAAATGCGCTGTCATCCTTAATTAACAAAGAAAAAATGACCGAAGAGCCCCTGCTCGACCTGCGGGCGGAGCGCTTGAGCGTGGATGATTTTGTGAAGCTTACCAACATGATAATTGCCAACAGGTAACAGCCGCTCATTGCTGACGGTTCATGGCATGCTGGTTGATCAATCTATTTAATTTAATCCCCTGCATTTGCGGCTATGAACCATCAACTATAATCAAGTGAATTAAAAAAAATCAATCTACTTTGATAATAACCGGCTCGCTTTGCTGGCTTTTTACTGATGCCGCCATTCGCTTTATAAAAAGATAATTGGTGGTGCCCCCGATAACTGCCCCAACTACCGGCACTAACCTTTCGGCAGTTCGGGTTCCTAGAATCATCAGCAATTTCTCAGCTACTCCTTCCATCATCGTTTTGGTTAGGGTAACCCCCGCCTCTACTTTAAGTGATGTTGCGATAAACGACATAAATTCTTCAAAGCCTACCTGGCAGCTGCCCCGGCTATGATACATTATGGCCATGGTAACCCTGAACTGCTGCGTTAATAAGTTAACAAAATCAAGCGGAATACCTACTGCCATAGTGAGTACACCGCCCGTACCCGAAATAACTCCAGAGCCGGCTGCAAGAAATGCACATTGTTCTATAAATTTATCCACCCCCATTTTATCCACCCCCTTTTTTATATGAAGTTGATCTATATGGTCAAAAATTTGCTTAAAGCCTTCCTGCGAAAGCCTGCCGGCCTGTATCTTCATACTGGCGCCAAATTTTTTTAATTTCATCTTTTATTTGCCAGGGATATGCCCCGGTCAGTTAACAACATACTATAAGCGTGCCAGTTTTAGAAAACGCACAAAATGTCATCTTTTGTTAATAAATAGCTGTAATAATGTTAATTAAACCCAGCATTTTATAATTTTACACCTTTATCAAAATTATCAGCCACTTGAAAAATAATATTCTTATTGTT of Mucilaginibacter xinganensis contains these proteins:
- the pdxA gene encoding 4-hydroxythreonine-4-phosphate dehydrogenase PdxA — translated: MSEKIKIGISIGDVNGIGLEIIIKTLADSRIYDYCVPIVYGHTKVASFYRRTTQIEDLNFFVINNPDEYKKDQRKPNMINCWEEDVKIEPGVANNDIGKYGFLSLERATSDLINGQIDALVTAPINKDSIQSEQFNFPGHTEYLQDKDGAAESLMFLVSDTLRVGVVTGHIPISKVSESITTGKILSKLKLMDASLRNDFWIRKPKIAVLGLNPHASDNGLIGDEEQKVIIPAIEEARNNNIMAFGPYSADGFFANGTYLQFDAVLAMYHDQGLIPFKQIAFESGVNFTAGLNFVRTSPDHGTAYDIAGKNLASEISFREALFTAIHIVKHRRETLELHENPLVFSKLSRDRD
- the rsmA gene encoding 16S rRNA (adenine(1518)-N(6)/adenine(1519)-N(6))-dimethyltransferase RsmA is translated as MTLVRAKKHLGQHFLTDKNIAAKIVDSLRPGSVYNQVLEVGPGMGILSDFLLEKPKLEVSLIDIDTESYEYLQKKYPALGKKLINADFLEMDFGAYFNGPLGIIGNFPYNISSQILFKVLDNRQQVVEVVGMFQKEVAERCNSKPGSKEYGILSVFLQAYYKVEYLFTVKAGVFNPPPKVLSAVIRLTRNQTAQLDCDEKLFWQVVKAGFNQRRKTLRNALSSLINKEKMTEEPLLDLRAERLSVDDFVKLTNMIIANR